A part of Melittangium boletus DSM 14713 genomic DNA contains:
- a CDS encoding pilus assembly protein TadG-related protein produces the protein MKRRGQTMVLFALTLLLLVLMVTMTLSIGAKAKEKMELQTLADAAAYSNAVATARTFNSVSLMNRALMGHMVAMTGVESLISWSSYYRGSIHGLRKAYNNEPKALYTAIQIPSCACAWSNAMCAKLCKCSTQALKDISNADKDLNQQDKKLENNFKNLDAKAGREARGLQLSTISDEQKKFFETLEKDFSKATLAQKLVDEAKKGVATADELEAVKASSKVNDREISGDASCSGEGAACTRRAADHKLHFVDAAMGSRGYSFVTGRGAGNLILAKLMTIIPRRDLVMQVTNEGSGYFPAEGQLTHSGQEIDATEVWGDDHGSLRMMYTRGQAPCPPMMIGTFGDIKAHVRSNHMGDSSDEHTWTGGSDSDAQPHTMGTCQACPGMWPSHMDYNFKLVTKDKDNWGQPKNYAVIQRDYAKRMKGQADPWNLLFRFRIGSKSETFDNQGIKLTTDGTDISKATALSTGIAYYKREGNFWKEPPNFLNPFWRATLVSAHVDDQGKQQDVADVLGASKAGFTKEAYEALKQAGYEGW, from the coding sequence ATGAAACGACGTGGTCAAACGATGGTGCTCTTCGCGCTCACGCTGCTGCTGCTCGTGTTGATGGTGACGATGACCCTCTCCATTGGCGCGAAGGCCAAGGAGAAGATGGAGCTGCAGACCCTGGCGGACGCCGCCGCCTACTCCAACGCGGTGGCCACCGCGCGGACCTTCAACTCCGTGTCGTTGATGAACCGCGCCCTCATGGGCCACATGGTCGCCATGACCGGGGTGGAGAGCCTCATCTCCTGGAGCAGCTACTACCGGGGCTCCATCCACGGCCTGCGCAAGGCCTACAACAACGAGCCCAAGGCGCTCTACACCGCCATCCAGATTCCCAGCTGCGCGTGCGCGTGGAGCAACGCCATGTGCGCCAAGCTCTGCAAGTGCTCCACCCAGGCGCTCAAGGACATCAGCAACGCGGACAAGGATCTGAATCAGCAGGACAAGAAGCTCGAGAACAACTTCAAGAACCTCGACGCCAAGGCGGGCCGCGAGGCGCGGGGGCTGCAGCTGTCCACCATCTCCGACGAGCAGAAGAAGTTCTTCGAGACGCTTGAGAAGGACTTCAGCAAGGCCACGCTCGCCCAGAAGCTCGTCGACGAGGCCAAGAAGGGCGTGGCGACCGCGGATGAACTCGAGGCGGTGAAGGCCTCCTCCAAGGTGAACGATCGGGAGATCTCCGGTGACGCCTCGTGCTCGGGCGAGGGCGCCGCGTGCACGCGCCGCGCGGCGGACCACAAGCTGCACTTCGTCGACGCCGCCATGGGCAGCCGCGGCTACTCCTTCGTGACCGGCCGCGGCGCCGGCAACCTCATCCTCGCCAAGCTGATGACCATCATCCCGAGGCGGGATCTGGTCATGCAGGTCACCAACGAGGGCAGTGGCTACTTCCCCGCCGAGGGCCAGCTGACGCACTCCGGCCAGGAGATCGACGCCACCGAGGTGTGGGGAGACGATCACGGCTCGCTGCGCATGATGTACACCCGCGGCCAGGCTCCCTGCCCGCCGATGATGATCGGCACCTTTGGCGACATCAAGGCCCACGTGCGCAGCAATCACATGGGCGACTCCTCCGACGAGCACACCTGGACGGGCGGCTCGGACTCGGACGCCCAACCCCACACCATGGGCACCTGCCAGGCCTGCCCCGGCATGTGGCCGTCGCACATGGACTACAACTTCAAGCTGGTGACGAAGGACAAGGACAACTGGGGCCAGCCCAAGAACTACGCCGTCATCCAGCGCGACTACGCCAAGCGCATGAAGGGCCAGGCGGACCCGTGGAACCTCCTCTTCCGCTTCCGCATTGGGAGCAAGAGCGAGACCTTCGACAACCAGGGCATCAAGCTGACCACGGACGGCACGGACATCTCCAAGGCCACCGCGCTGTCGACGGGCATCGCCTACTACAAGCGCGAGGGTAACTTCTGGAAGGAGCCGCCCAACTTCCTCAATCCCTTCTGGCGCGCCACGCTGGTGTCGGCCCACGTGGACGACCAGGGCAAGCAACAGGACGTGGCCGACGTGCTGGGCGCGTCGAAGGCGGGTTTCACCAAAGAGGCCTACGAGGCCCTCAAGCAGGCGGGGTACGAGGGATGGTGA
- a CDS encoding TadE/TadG family type IV pilus assembly protein: MGKYQKNQPGRQSGQAAVEAALTLPLTIFLILGTLQLFMMLQGRIMAEYAAFAAVRAGSRQHGDCKPMVHAALAGLLPSVISFTGGSGGGSAAQKMAEAWKKRIGSPSNPDPKYQDGKHNGPVFWLVRESPKPGDFQGKEDLTFDTPEGDGSDAMRLEVRLVYWYRLRIPFADWVMSRMFLAHLGLKNYNAANPLILTQTQAGWTKSEKRTVDLESSIRQELSSRVNSGQYVFPIHATYGMRMMTPARRTYFQQQNCASAPEGL, encoded by the coding sequence ATGGGTAAGTATCAGAAGAACCAGCCAGGACGGCAATCGGGACAGGCGGCCGTGGAGGCCGCGCTGACGCTGCCGCTCACCATCTTCCTCATCCTGGGGACGCTGCAGCTCTTCATGATGCTGCAGGGGCGCATCATGGCCGAGTACGCCGCCTTCGCGGCGGTGCGCGCCGGCAGCCGCCAGCATGGGGACTGCAAACCCATGGTCCACGCCGCCCTCGCCGGGCTGCTGCCCAGCGTCATTTCCTTCACCGGAGGCAGCGGAGGAGGCTCCGCCGCCCAGAAGATGGCCGAGGCGTGGAAGAAGCGCATCGGAAGCCCCAGCAACCCGGATCCCAAGTACCAGGACGGCAAGCACAATGGGCCCGTCTTCTGGCTCGTGCGCGAGTCCCCCAAGCCTGGCGACTTCCAGGGCAAGGAGGATCTCACGTTCGACACGCCCGAGGGAGACGGCTCGGACGCCATGCGCCTGGAGGTGCGGCTCGTGTACTGGTACCGGCTGCGCATCCCCTTCGCCGACTGGGTCATGAGCCGGATGTTCCTCGCCCACCTGGGCTTGAAGAACTACAACGCCGCCAACCCGCTCATCCTCACGCAGACCCAGGCCGGGTGGACCAAGAGCGAGAAGCGCACCGTCGACCTGGAGTCGAGCATCCGCCAGGAGCTGTCCTCCCGGGTGAACTCGGGCCAGTACGTCTTCCCCATTCACGCGACGTACGGCATGCGGATGATGACGCCGGCGCGCAGGACCTACTTCCAGCAACAGAACTGCGCGTCCGCGCCGGAGGGCTTGTGA
- a CDS encoding class I SAM-dependent methyltransferase produces MSVAINQQQLHETVNEVEREVSLKALRQDNFRTILGHARRHAAPTARTLLEVGSAHGWFLETAAPHFDVLGIEPDETVGGKTLARGLPVRLGYFPEALRPDERFDIIIFNDVIEHIPDIRSAVKACHERLNPNGTLILNLPSSRGFFYRLSKILAQAGLHGPFDRMWQKDLPSPHIHYFNTDNLKALLESEGFDLTFSTELEAVKAAGLRERLSHVGHVNPLKLYFQYVGILGTLPFLRLLPSDIIVCIFRKRPA; encoded by the coding sequence TTGTCCGTTGCGATCAATCAGCAACAGCTCCACGAAACCGTGAATGAAGTGGAGCGCGAGGTATCGCTGAAAGCATTGCGCCAGGACAACTTCAGGACAATCCTGGGTCATGCACGGCGGCATGCGGCGCCCACGGCCCGTACACTGCTCGAGGTCGGCAGTGCCCACGGCTGGTTCCTGGAAACAGCGGCTCCCCACTTCGACGTGCTGGGCATCGAACCCGATGAGACGGTGGGCGGCAAGACGCTGGCGAGGGGCCTACCAGTGCGACTGGGCTACTTCCCGGAGGCGCTGCGGCCCGACGAACGCTTCGACATCATCATCTTCAACGACGTTATCGAGCATATTCCAGACATTCGCAGCGCGGTGAAGGCCTGCCATGAGCGGCTCAACCCCAACGGTACGCTGATCTTGAATCTGCCCAGCAGCCGGGGGTTTTTCTACCGCCTGTCCAAGATCCTCGCCCAAGCCGGCCTGCACGGGCCCTTTGACCGGATGTGGCAAAAGGATCTGCCCTCCCCCCACATCCATTACTTCAACACGGACAATCTCAAGGCCCTGCTCGAGAGCGAGGGCTTCGACTTGACGTTCAGCACCGAGCTGGAAGCCGTCAAGGCCGCCGGATTGAGGGAACGGCTCAGCCACGTGGGCCACGTGAACCCGCTGAAGCTGTATTTCCAGTACGTGGGGATCCTCGGCACGCTGCCGTTCCTGCGCCTGCTGCCCAGCGACATCATCGTCTGCATCTTCCGCAAACGCCCGGCGTGA
- a CDS encoding sodium:solute symporter codes for MTLLDWLVVIGTTAFIVGWGLWRSRGENNTTERYLRGGQELRWPTIGLSVMATQASAITFLSVPGQAYEDGMRFVQFYFGMPIAMVIVSAVFVPIYYRLNVYTAYEYLESRFDLKTRLLGALLFLIQRGLASGITLYAPAIILSAILGWPLEPTIMAMGALAILYTVTGGSKAVSQTQKQQMVVMLGGMAVAAIVIVWRLPEHVSFGRAVDVAGALGRMNVVSFDLDFQDRYNFWSGLTGGLFLSLSYFGTDQSQVGRYLTGRSVTESRLGLLFNGVLKIPMQFLILFVGLLVFVFYQFTAPPLLFNQPLRARVQATAQAGEFATLEEKWARVQADKRAEAERYIAAREAGDGSAEESARERLQAAARTAETVREEAKAMVSRALPGVETKDSDYIFISFVKDWMPSGLVGLLITVILAAAMSSIASELNALGATTTIDFYRRVLRRDATDRQLLMASKLCTVFWGLVAVAFANFASLLDNLIQAVNILGSLFYGTVLGMFLVAFFIQHVRGNAVFLAAVISQVVVLVLFTFSGIGYLWFNVIGCVLVVVLGLLLQALPRMSARA; via the coding sequence GTGACACTGCTCGACTGGTTGGTCGTCATCGGGACGACGGCATTCATCGTGGGATGGGGACTCTGGCGGTCGCGGGGCGAGAACAACACCACGGAGCGCTATCTGCGCGGCGGCCAGGAGCTGCGCTGGCCCACCATTGGCCTGTCCGTCATGGCCACGCAGGCGAGCGCCATCACCTTCCTCTCCGTCCCAGGCCAGGCCTACGAGGACGGGATGCGCTTCGTGCAGTTCTACTTCGGCATGCCGATCGCGATGGTGATCGTCAGCGCCGTCTTCGTTCCCATCTACTACCGGCTGAACGTCTACACCGCCTACGAGTACCTGGAGTCGCGCTTCGACTTGAAGACCCGCCTGCTCGGCGCGCTCCTCTTCCTCATCCAGCGCGGCCTGGCCTCCGGCATCACCCTCTACGCGCCCGCCATCATCCTCTCGGCCATCCTCGGCTGGCCGCTCGAGCCCACCATCATGGCCATGGGCGCGCTGGCCATCCTCTACACGGTGACGGGCGGCTCCAAGGCCGTCAGTCAGACGCAGAAGCAACAGATGGTGGTGATGCTCGGAGGCATGGCCGTGGCGGCCATCGTCATCGTGTGGCGGCTGCCCGAGCACGTGTCCTTCGGGCGGGCCGTCGATGTCGCGGGAGCCCTGGGCCGGATGAACGTGGTCAGCTTCGACCTCGACTTCCAGGATCGCTACAACTTCTGGTCCGGCCTCACCGGTGGGCTCTTCCTGTCTCTGTCATACTTTGGAACGGATCAGTCCCAGGTGGGCCGCTACCTGACGGGCCGCTCGGTCACGGAGAGCCGCCTCGGGTTGCTGTTCAACGGCGTCCTGAAGATCCCGATGCAGTTCCTCATCCTCTTCGTCGGGCTCCTGGTCTTCGTGTTCTATCAGTTCACCGCGCCGCCGCTGCTCTTCAACCAGCCCCTGCGGGCCCGGGTGCAGGCGACCGCCCAGGCGGGAGAGTTCGCCACGCTCGAGGAGAAATGGGCCCGGGTGCAGGCGGACAAGCGCGCCGAGGCCGAGCGCTACATCGCGGCGAGAGAGGCCGGTGACGGTTCCGCGGAGGAGAGCGCGCGCGAACGGCTCCAGGCCGCCGCCCGCACGGCCGAGACGGTTCGAGAGGAGGCCAAGGCCATGGTTTCCCGCGCCCTGCCGGGAGTCGAGACGAAGGACTCGGACTACATCTTCATCTCGTTCGTGAAGGACTGGATGCCCAGCGGCCTCGTCGGGCTGCTCATCACCGTCATCCTGGCGGCGGCCATGAGTTCGATCGCGAGCGAACTCAACGCCCTGGGCGCGACGACCACGATCGACTTCTACCGGCGGGTCCTCCGCCGCGATGCGACCGATCGCCAGCTCCTCATGGCCTCCAAGCTGTGCACCGTGTTCTGGGGTCTCGTCGCGGTCGCCTTCGCGAATTTCGCCTCGCTGCTCGACAACCTCATCCAGGCGGTCAACATCCTGGGGTCCCTCTTCTATGGGACCGTGCTGGGCATGTTCCTCGTGGCCTTCTTCATCCAGCACGTGCGGGGGAATGCCGTCTTCCTCGCCGCGGTCATCTCGCAGGTGGTGGTGCTCGTCCTCTTCACGTTCTCCGGAATCGGCTATCTCTGGTTCAACGTGATTGGCTGTGTGCTGGTCGTCGTCCTGGGCCTGCTCCTCCAGGCCCTTCCGAGAATGAGCGCACGAGCCTGA